The Pseudorasbora parva isolate DD20220531a chromosome 19, ASM2467924v1, whole genome shotgun sequence genomic sequence atatatatatatatatatatatatatatatatatatatatatatatatatatacatatatatatatatatacatatatatatatatatatatatatgtatatatatatatatatatatatatatatatatatatatatatatatatatatgtatatatatatactacttttactaagtaataggctattttctacactggttttgagactACACTGGTCTTATGAACGCTGGGTtgtgatgggcgtgccgcactcgagacttggaagtaaacgcccacagctaggattggataagatttgcatatttaattagcttcagctcccctttcatttcagttcacatgagggccgggatgattctctcacagggctcgttaacgtctttatcaaaacacacagacatgctTATTGAACTTATtgaaattatatgttcaataagttatgacaacatatgttttacattgttttaactcatcaagataagttaagaaatgttaaacttgtttttattagttatacaagatgtaactcattttttaaagtcattttaacataatttaagttgaaataacttaaacatccaagtcgattgtactgcaaaagttcaaaatttgcctccccgggactactattacatataaaaagcTAGTTTACTCACAAGTTTGTTGCACCTTTGTTGCATGATGTATTACACAGTAACTGGAGAGTCATCCTGTCTGTCCAGCAGCAGGTCTGAAAGGTCGTTTTGTCTTCCATTTACCCACTTTGTCCTCTAAAATTGTCTCTTCctcttttttttacctttttatttatcTTAAACATTGATAgtctaatttttatttaattttttttacaaaaccaTGCCTTTTGTTGTGATAGGTGAAGTTTTTCAGAGGGACTTTAACTGGCTCATATTAAGGTACACACTGATGTGCTCTGCTTGACAGAAAAACAGGTAAATAAACCAATTgtcatataaacacacacacacacacacacacacacacacacacacacacacacacatacacacactgaaaAAACCAAGGGGCCTGGTTATAGGGAAACAAGAGAAAGCAACAAGAGGAGACAAAGTGACAGTGAGAGCAGACGGATGGCCAGAGGACAGTAAGGCAATATCATGTGTGTGTTTAGAGCAGGAAGAGTGTTGGCATACCAAATCGGAAGGGTGACAGCCAATCATTGGGTTCATCAGACAGACTCCTAGTCAGGGCTGATGGGTCACACGATAACTGGTGGAGGAGCACTCTTCCAGGGCAGTGATGGATGGAGTTTCCCTGCCTCCAGAGGGATAAGGATGGGACATTGAGAAGGGGTGGGAGTGCTTTAGATGTGTATCGTATTGGGTTTGATGGGATGAACAGAAGAACCAAATCAATTTCGGACAGAGCTGCATGGAAGAGGCTTTGTCCCAGAGTGAATTCAGCCATTTAGCCACATTATTTACCTTTCCCAGATAAAGACATCCGTTATCAGTCTGAAAGTTGTGTCCCCTactgttatttattatttatttttagggtTTTATCGTGATAAAGACTCACAAACAGAAACCTAATCATAGGCTGAATCTTTCAACAGAGTTAATCAATACACATACATTTGGAAAATGTTTAGTTAACAAAAGGAAATTCTTGAGCCTTGAAATTACCAAAagctctttctttctttttgttttactcTTTCATCACAGGCTTTTCAGTTACACTTTATTCCGATGGTCCACTTAGGACATTCTATAGGTAAATTGAAAACTACATGTCAGCTTGCTCTCATTATTAGAGTATTAGTTGACTCTAGACGACTAGGGGACAGATTttctaaacagggcaaattagtgtGAGAGCGCAATCCTATAAAAGCACCAATGGGAGTAGAATGTTCTGCCCGTGATCAAGTGATGACACGCAAATTAAAGAAGACAGACACATGCCGGATTATTTGCATTTAGCATTATAATCCTTTGAATGCACACACATATGTCCAGACCCCAAGATCACACATCTGCCGAATGTAGATATGTGTTTGATATTCACGATTTGGTATTGTGTGGTGGCTCCAACGCGACAGGAGCATGTAAAATAATCATAATGTCACCACAAAACTGAGGACAAAAAAGTCAATGAAAGGTCGTTTGTGACAAGCCTTGAATCAGTGCAATCGCTTGGGGGTGCAAATTGGGCTCAAATTTGGGTAGTATGGCCAGCCTAAcacaaactttattaaattattaatttaaatcctCTCCCCCCATAAAGTTTCTGCAATTAAAACTTCTACAAATGCAATAATGTCAACCACCAAAATAACCCTGGCTATGCCTTTTCAACgctattttatgtattttgtaaaaCTTACAGTAGTTTTTAACAACTTGAGGTAAATAAACTATGCTGGAGGGTTTACGCTGGaccaagctgttagtaaatctggatCTATAAGACTGTTAGGATGGGTTAGGTGTTACGATTAGACTTACAGTCAGTAGAATATCTTTTGGGGGACCATCAAAATTAAGTGCTAGCAGGCTAATCATACTATAATGAGAGTTAGTATACATAGTTCGTATAGTTAGAATAAATAACtgttaaagttttttttccccatacAAGCACTATTGATATTTCTTGTGATATTGAGATGTCAAAGCAAACAGTAATCCCTCACTCACTGATGCAATCTTATCAGCCAGAGTGTTGAGTTTCAGAATTCACAGCTCTGTAGAAAACCCATATCGCATTTAGAGGATATTTGTGCAAAAGTAATTCCAATCCGAACCACTGCTGAGTGTGTGAGGGTGGCCGGTATTGAAATTGAAGGGgagtatgtatgtgtatatggaGTGTGTTTTGGGGTGGAACATCAAGTCTGCGAGCAGTTGCCACAGCATGTGTTACATTAGCCTGCACCATTTTTTGGAAGGCATGGGAAGATGAAGAGAGGGCAGTGGGTGCAGATTGATGGTGTTCCCTTGGGGCGAACACTCGCAGGGAAATCCTTATCGTGCAGACTGAGTCATTCAAAATAGGCCAGGCTGAGAGGATGGGAAGCCAAATAATAAGGGAGAGAGCAACAGGTTGAAGAGAGACAGATACTTACAGGTTGAAAAAAGCGAATAAAGGAAGATTGGGGGCATGGCAAGGAGAGTGACATAATGAAAAAGGTGCAAATCGACGGCAAAGGGGCATTAAAATGAGTTAGAGAGAAAAAGGAGATACTTGATCATACTTTTGCACATTTTATGCCTTCATCTACTCTCattttatatgtttaatgtcaGGAGTTTTAGTGATCCTGTAAGTCAGCATTACCATGGCTAATGTATAAAATGCACCTCATGTTTGCTGTCAAAGGTAAGAGCTCCTCAGGGCATCATCTGACACTTTCTTAACACAATTCGACAGCCACCAGCTGAAAAGGTCTCTTCATGTTTATTGAATCATGCCAGTGAGCCAGCCAGGTACATCAAATAATAATGAATTTTCCCCCAAAGATGGTCTCTGAAATGGAatagttaatgttttattttgctaGAGCTTAACTAATGCTTAAAAAATACATGATATGCTTTTTtctttgctctttttttttatgcaaagaCTGGAAGTTTACCATTTTATGTATGTACTCTCTGTAAGTATTtgtgcattaaaataaaaaaggaaatcaaTAGTGTATTATTATAACtttaaataaacagttatgcattacaagtaacttgagttaatTAATCAGATTAATTTTTTCAAGCTGGTAAAGTAACGCATTccttttttaatttacaacatatctgagttactttttcaaataagtaacgtaagttactttgttttttccatttattgactgacagctctcctaTCCCTACACTGATAGAAatcatggtaaatggactgcgcttatagcgctttcaaaagaccctatggccatcaaaagtgctttaaatattgcctcacattcacccatccatacactcattcaaacaccgacggcggtgtctgccatgcaaggcgccatccagctcgtcgggagcagctggggttcggtgtcttcatagacacctcgacacttggtcaggtggaaccggggatcgaaccaccaacctttcggtttgtagacaacctacatgagccactgccaccccaGTGGCTCATGAGTAAGTAAACATGATGGTCATTGTAGTTTTAGAATAAATGCGAGCAGGCATTTACTTGTCTCacttgggaaaaaataaaaaagaaattatatatataatctcaaaatgtataaaaattgtGTAATGTAATCTTATAATATTATGCAAAACTGCAATAATTgcaaaaatatactttatgtatttagTCTAACTTTATAAACCATGTCTTTGCTGTACCATACTAATAAGCAAAATTACTTTAGATGTTCATTAGTAatattcatttcatttttaatttcttcTCCTGTGTCTTCTTCTTCAATCCAGAAtggtttgtttgagctgcgGCTTCTACTGTACATGCAAGAATTTGCATTTATTTCAGCCTGGGGCTGATTCATGTAACTTTCAGTGTAAAGAGTCTAAAGCCAAAATTAGAACTTCTttgttgttattaaaaaaacaagcaagaaagcccaggtgagaaaaagttacaaaaagtaatgtaaaaagtaactaagtatcacaattagttactttttaaggacTCAACCACAAGACTGTCAatgaaaaaacataaaatgtgaAAAGAAACAGCAAAGTTGGAAGCTTAATTTTCCTCTCGCTCAGCAAACAATCTATGTTAATAGGAGCAAAAAGACATAAAAATGTCATTTTCTCTGCAAGTTCTTTAAGCAGAGCGAAAAGACAAGGAGATTAACCGAACGATtccttctctctcacacacacacacacacacacacacacacacacacacacacacacacacacacacacacacacacacacaagctatACAGTACTATGTCAGAAAGGTTCAATTATTTGAATATCTCCCTTGTGTCAGGTGAAATGAAAGAACACTTTTCTAGTCTAATTGCTATAAACCAACTGTCTAAATGAACAGCAGGATAGAAACTcaatgtggcaaggggggcgtggttcagcgaggtctgcagcgggagagagagccgcgggacaagcggtacgtgagtgggttggaagcagattaataacacctgtctcttgttctagtaatgagcgcggagaggggataaaacatcagtggaaccggagatcgaggagagagagagcccggacggttgatgccaaaccccccttacagagactgagttaccggaagccggaagtgccgacccggaagtgactgagcGATCGTTTGTTTACTGAGATACCACACCACAGTGTGTGTTGAAAAGAtattgagtttaataaagatacagcatcaaccgtccagccgaccccttgtcctcttccttccttatcatatcgaactttgctacagtggtgccgaaaacccgggaaggaagtaggaccgcgccgccgccatgactactccaacgccctccgccacgccgtttgcggacattatcacctctctcgcggccctccaccagaaTCAACATCAGGCCATGCTGGAgctgcgggcggaccaggagcgtcgattcgaggccatcgtccgcggccagcaagaggaccgcgagaggttccggagctggatagaccgggaggttcacaccgaagccgccgggctcgccagcgcaccggtccacgtgcccctacacaagatggggccacaggacgatcccgaggccttcatagACCTTTTCCAGAAAgcggcggaggcctgcgggtggccccgggcacagtggccggtgcgccttatTCCATTGCTCagcggagaagcccaggcggccgcccaacaactgccggtggcgaacctcctggattatgacgatctgaagagggccatcattcAGCGGGTCGGTCGGACCCCCGAACAACACCGTCAGCGTTTCCGCTCGCTGGAGTGGGGGGAGACCGGccggcccttcgcgatggcccaccagctccgggacgcctgccgcaaatggctattggccggtggaagcgacgtggaccacatcgtcgatctggtggtactggaacagttcatcactcggcttcccaagaagaccgccgagtgggtccagtgccaccggcccacgtcgctgacgacggccatcaatctggcggaggaccatctggtggcgtgcccaggggtcggcgaaccccgtctaacttctccctctttctctcccccctctgtctctccttctcctcctgtccctctccctaggtcccgccctccagggccccctcgtattccccccagaggtcggggtggaatgggcccagggcaatacgggagttcgagggccccgcccaggggggcggggctgctggggtcgggcggggatatcggttccggttccaccccccctccgcgctcatattccaacccactccccgccgcaggggcggcgggcaggcctgggctggcctgctggcggtgcggtgacccggaccattttgtggaccgatgtccaatgatggatatcgggacaatgatccgggtcccggacgtccagcggaccacccctgatcaagcaggagagtaccaagttcctgtgagtatcaaggggggtacatatcaggccttggtggattcaggatgtaaccaaacctcgatccatcaaagcctgatgcagcctggggcattggatacaagccgcatggttaaggtgcggtgtgtgcacggggatgtggtggaatatccgcttgtcccagtcacgattcAGTTCaggggagaaaatcatagtgttgaggtggcggttagtccccacctccggcatccgctaattctggggacgaattggcccgcctttccggcgttattggggtcgatatgcgcggatgccgcttgggggagccaggctaggaacggggcggtgcgggtgcaggttggcgagactgatacggggcccTCGGAAacggcttcagaggaaccgagcggggtcgagagactgattctctcggaccgcgatgactttcctctggagcagtctcaggacgataccctaaaacatgctttccaacaggtccgcactatcgacggtcagtcccttcaacccgccctgcccgtcacgtatccttattttgccataattaaggacaggttgtatcgagtgacccaagacgctcagacaaaagtagatacaacccagttgttagtaccaaagagccgccgggaaatgcttttccaggcggctcattctaacccaatggcgggccacctgggacaggcggccacgctgaatcgtttaatgacccgatttttttggccaggcattcacgacaatgtgcgcaggtggtgcgcgtcttgtcctgaatgtcagttggtgaatccactggcctccccaaaagcgccattgcgcccccttccattaatgcaggtccccttcgagagaattgcgatggacctcatcgggccattagagcgatccgcacgcggacatcgttttgcgctagttatcgtggactacgcaacgcgatatccggaagcagtggctctccgcaacatctcggcgaagagtgttgcggacgcactgtttcgtttaatctcccgagtggggattccgaaggaaatcctcactgatcaaggcacggcgtttatgtcacgcacgctaagcgaattatacgggttattgggcatcaaatcgattcggacaagcgtctatcacccacaaacagacggcttggtcgaacgatttaatcgcactcttaaatccatgatccgtaaattcgtacaggaagacgccaaaaattgggatcggtggttagaacccctcttattcgctgtgcgggaggtcccacaagcctccacggggttttccccctttgagcttctctacggacgacagccccggggggtgctggacgtcctacgagaaacttgggaggagggaccttctttggccaaaaacgaaattcaatatgtgctggacttgcgaacaaaactccacaccttggggcggctatctagggagaatttgttgcaagcccaggaccgccaaagccggtcgtataacaggggtacgagactacgcaaatttacaccgggagagaaagtgctcgtattactccctacatcgagctctaaattaatgtcgaagtggcaggggccgtttgaggtcgcacgacaggtgggagacctcgattatgaagtgatacggtccgataggaacggggcacggcaaatttatcacctcaatctcctgaagaaatggaatgaggtggaatcagtgttgttggcgacggtgatcgggggagaggatgatctcgggccagaggcgaacATCAAAGCCCAATCGGTCGcattggcccctgggggagatcacctctcaccgtcccaactcactgatctctcaaagctacaggcggaattcgccgacgtgttctcgcccctaccgggacgtaccgacttaattcagcaccatatcgagaccgagccgggcgtggtagttcgcagccggccgtatcgcttacctgaacacaagaaaaaagtagttcaggaagaattaggggcaatgctcgatatgggagtaatagaggagtccaacagtgactgggcgagcccgatcgttttagttcctaaaaccgacggctcggtcaggttctgtgtggactaccgcaaggtgaacgcagtgtcgaaattcgacgcgtatccaatgccgcgggttgacgagttgcttgatcggctgggcacggcttgattttattcgacattggacttaacgaagggctattggcagatccccttgtctccattgtccaaagaaaagacggccttcaccacgccgttcggattgcaccaattcgtcacgcttcccttcggcttgttcggggcacccgctacctttcagcgactcatggacaggattttgcgtccccatgccgcatatgctgctgcctacctggacgatatcgtgatttacagtcacgattggcagcggcatatgcagcatgt encodes the following:
- the LOC137048250 gene encoding uncharacterized protein is translated as MTTPTPSATPFADIITSLAALHQNQHQAMLELRADQERRFEAIVRGQQEDRERFRSWIDREVHTEAAGLASAPVHVPLHKMGPQDDPEAFIDLFQKAAEACGWPRAQWPVRLIPLLSGEAQAAAQQLPVANLLDYDDLKRAIIQRVGRTPEQHRQRFRSLEWGETGRPFAMAHQLRDACRKWLLAGGSDVDHIVDLVVLEQFITRLPKKTAEWVQCHRPTSLTTAINLAEDHLVACPGVGEPRLTSPSFSPPSVSPSPPVPLPRSRPPGPPRIPPRGRGGMGPGQYGSSRAPPRGAGLLGSGGDIGSGSTPPPRSYSNPLPAAGAAGRPGLACWRCGDPDHFVDRCPMMDIGTMIRVPDVQRTTPDQAGEYQVP